In Phocoena sinus isolate mPhoSin1 chromosome 10, mPhoSin1.pri, whole genome shotgun sequence, a single genomic region encodes these proteins:
- the SMARCC2 gene encoding SWI/SNF complex subunit SMARCC2 isoform X6 — protein MAVRKKDGGPNVKYYEAADTVTQFDNVRLWLGKNYKKYIQAEPPTNKSLSSLVVQLLQFQEEVFGKHVSNAPLTKLPIKCFLDFKAGGSLCHILAAAYKFKSDQGWRRYDFQNPSRMDRNVEMFMTIEKSLVQNNCLSRPNIFLCPEIEPKLLGKLKDIIKRHQGTVTEDKNNASHVVYPVPGNLEEEEWVRPVMKRDKQVLLHWGYYPDSYDTWIPASEIEASVEDAPTPEKPRKVHAKWILDTDTFNEWMNEEDYEVNDDKNPVSRRKKISAKTLTDEVNSPDSDRRDKKGGNYKKRKRSPSPSPTPEAKKKNAKKGPSTPYTKSKRGHREEEQEDLTKDMDEPSPVPNVEEVTLPKTVNTKKDSESAPVKGGTMTDLDEQEDESMETTGKDEDENSTGNKGEQTKNPDLHEDNVTEQTHHIIIPSYAAWFDYNSVHAIERRALPEFFNGKNKSKTPEIYLAYRNFMIDTYRLNPQEYLTSTACRRNLAGDVCAIMRVHAFLEQWGLINYQVDAESRPTPMGPPPTSHFHVLADTPSGLVPLQPKTPQGRQVDADTKAGRKGKELDDLVPETAKGKPELTSASQQMLNFPDKGKEKPTDMQNFGLRTDMYTKKNVPSKSKAAASATREWTEQETLLLLEALEMYKDDWNKVSEHVGSRTQDECILHFLRLPIEDPYLEDSEASLGPLAYQPIPFSQSGNPVMSTVAFLASVVDPRVASAAAKSALEEFSKMKEEVPTALVEAHVRKVEEAAKVTGKADPAFGLESSGIAGTTSDEPERIEESGTDEARAEGQATEEKKEPKEPREGVGAIEEEAKEKTSEAPKKDDEKGKDGDSEKESEKSDGDPIVDPEKEKEPKEGQEEVLKEVVESEGERKTKVERDIGEGNLSTAAAAALAAAAVKAKHLAAVEERKIKSLVALLVETQMKKLEIKLRHFEELETIMDREREALEYQRQQLLADRQAFHMEQLKYAEMRARQQHFQQMHQQQQPPPQALPPGSQPVPPAGAAGPPAVHGLALAPASMAPASAGSGAPPGSLGPSEQIGQAGSTAVPQQQQAAGAPQPGAVPPGVPPPGPHGPSPFPNQQTPPSMMPGAVPGSGHPGVAAQSPAIVAAVQGNLLPSASPLPDPGTPLPPDPTAPSPGTVTPVPPTQ, from the exons ATGGCGGTGCGGAAGAAGGACGGCGGCCCCAACGTGAAGTACTACGAGGCCGCGGACACCGTGACCCAGTTCGACAACGTGCGGCTCTGGCTCGGCAAGAACTACAAAAAG TATATACAAGCTGAACCACCTACCAACAAGTCCCTGTCTAGCCTGGTTGTACAGTTGCTACAATTTCAGGAAGAAGTTTTTGGCAAACATGTCAGCAATGCACCGCTCACTAAACTGCCG ATCAAATGTTTCCTAGATTTCAAAGCAGGAGGCTCCCTGTGCCACATACTTGCAGCTGCCTACAAATTCAAGAGTGACCAGGGATG GCGGCGTTACGATTTCCAGAATCCATCACGCATGGACCGCAACGTGGAAATGTTCATGACCATTGAGAAATCCTTGGTGCAG AATAATTGCCTGTCTCGACCTAACATTTTTCTGTGCCCAGAAATTGAACCCAAACTGCTAGGGAAATTAAAAGACATTATCAAGAGACATCAG GGAACGGTCACTGAGGATAAGAACAATGCCTCCCATGTTGTGTATCCTGTCCCAGGGAACCTGGAGGAAG AGGAATGGGTACGGCCAGTCATGAAGAGGGATAAGCAGGTTCTTCTGCACTGGGGCTACTATCCTGACAG TTACGACACGTGGATCCCAGCCAGTGAAATTGAAGCATCTGTGGAAGATGCTCCGACTCCTGAGAAACCTAGGAAG GTTCATGCAAAGTGGATCCTGGACACAGACACCttcaatgaatggatgaatgaggaAGACTATGAAGTAAATGATGACAAAAACCCTGTCTCCCGCCGAAAGAAGATTTCAGCCAAGACACTGACGGATGAG GTGAACAGCCCAGATTCGGATCGACGGGACAAGAAGGGGGGGAACTATAAGAAGAGGAAGCGCTCCCCATCCCCTTCACCGACCCCAGAAGCTAAGAAGAAGAATGCTAAGAAAGG tCCCTCAACACCTTACACCAAGTCAAAGCGTGGCCACAGAGAAGAGGAGCAAGAAGACCTGACAAAGGACATGGATGAGCCCTCACCGGTCCCCAATGTGGAAGAGGTGACATTGCCCAAGACAG TCAATACTAAGAAGGACTCGGAGTCAGCCCCAGTCAAAGGAGGCACCATGACTGACCTGG ATGAACAAGAGGATGAAAGCATGGAGACCACGGGCAAG GATGAGGATGAGAACAGCACGGGGAACAAGGGGGAGCAGACCAAGAATCCGGACCTGCATGAGGACAACGTGACCGAGCAGACGCATCACATCATCATCCCAAGCTATGCTGCGTGGTTTGACTATAACAG TGTTCATGCCATAGAGCGGAGGGCTCTCCCTGAGTTCTTCAACGGCAAGAACAAGTCCAAGACTCCAGAAAT CTACCTGGCCTATCGAAACTTCATGATCGACACTTACCGGCTGAACCCCCAAGAGTATCTCACGTCCACTGCCTGCCGCAGGAACCTGGCGGGTGATGTCTGTGCCATCATGAG AGTCCATGCCTTCCTAGAACAGTGGGGTCTTATTAACTACCAGGTGGATGCTGAGAGTCGACCAACACCAATGGGGCCTCCGCCCACCTCGCACTTCCACGTCTTGGCTGACACACCGTCTGGGCTGGTGCCTCTGCAGCCCAAGACCCCGCAG GGCCGCCAGGTTGATGCTGATACCAAGGCTGGGCGAAAGGGCAAAGAGCTGGATGACTTGGTGCCAGAGACGGCTAAGGGCAAGCCAGAGCTG ACCTCTGCTTCCCAGCAAATGCTCAACTTCCCTGATAAAGGCAAGGAGAAACCGACAGACATGCAGAACTTTGGGCTGCGCACGGACATGTACACAAAGAAGAACGTCCCCTCCAAG AGCAAAGCTGCGGCCAGTGCCACTCGAGAGTGGACAGAACAGGAGACCCTGCTACTCCTGGAG GCACTGGAAATGTACAAAGATGACTGGAACAAAGTATCAGAGCACGTGGGAAGCCGCACACAGGACGAATGCATCTTGCATTTTCTTCGGCTTCCCATTGAAGACCCGTACCTGGAGGACTCAGAGGCCTCCCTGGGCCCCCTGGCCTACCAACCCATCCCCTTCAGCCAGTCCGGCAACCCTGTGATGAGCACCGTTGCCTTCCTGGCCTCTGTCGTCGACCCTCGAGTGGCCTCCGCTGCTGCGAAGTCAGCCCTAG AAGAGTTCTCCAAAATGAAGGAAGAGGTACCCACAGCTTTGGTGGAGGCCCACGTTCGGAAAGTGGAAGAAGCAGCCAAAGTGACAGGCAAAGCAGACCCAGCCTTTGGTCTGGAAAGCAGTGGCATTGCAGGAACCACCTCTGATGAGCCTGAGCGGATTG AGGAGAGCGGGACTGACGAGGCGCGGGCGGAGGGCCAGGCCACAGAGGAGAAGAAGGAGCCCAAG GAACCACGAGAAGGAGTTGGGGCTATAGAGGAAGAAGCAAAGGAGAAGACCAGCGAGGCGCCCAAGAAGGATGACGAGAAAGGGAAAGACGGCGACAGCGAGAAGGAGTCAGAGAAGAGTGACGGGGACCCGATAG TTGATCCTGAGAAGGAGAAGGAGCCCaaggaagggcaggaggaagtGCTGAAGGAAGTGGTGGAGTCGGAGGGGGAAAGGAAGACGAAGGTGGAGCGTGACATCGGCGAGGGCAACCTCTCCACCGCTGCGGCCGCTGCCCTGGCTGCCGCTGCCGTGAAGGCCAAG CACTTGGCTGCCGTTGAGGAGAGGAAGATCAAATCTCTGGTGGCCCTGCTGGTGGAGACCCAGATGAAAAAGTTGGAAATCAAACTCCGGCACTTTGAAGAGCTAGAGACGATCATGGACCGGGAGCGAGAAGCA CTGGAGTATCAGAGGCAGCAGCTCCTGGCCGACAGACAAGCCTTCCACATGGAGCAGCTGAAGTACGCGGAGATGAGGGCCCGGCAGCAGCACTTCCAGCAAATGCACCAACAGCAGCAGCCGCCCCCGCAAGCCCTGCCCCCGGGCTCCCAGCCTGTCCCACCTGCGGGCGCTGCTGGGCCACCCGCTGTCCACGGCCTGGCTCTGGCTCCAGCCTCCATGGCCCCTGCCTCTGCGGGCAGTGGGGCCCCTCCCGGAAGCTTGGGCCCCTCTGAACAGATTGGGCAGGCAGGGTCAACTGCAGTGCCACAGCAGCAGCAAGCAGCTGGAGCCCCCCAGCCTGGGGCAGTCCCACCAGGGGTACCCCCCCCTGGACCCCACG GCCCCTCACCGTTCCCCAACCAACAAACTCCTCCCTCAATGATGCCAGGGGCAGTGCCAGGCAGCGGGCACCCAGGCGTGGCGG CCCAGAGCCCTGCCATTGTGGCAGCTGTTCAGGGCAACCTCCTGCCCAGTGCCAGCCCACTGCCAG aCCCAGGCACCCCCCTGCCTCCAGACCCCACGGCCCCGAGTCCAGGCACAGTCACTCCTGTGCCGCCCACACAGTGA